The Equus quagga isolate Etosha38 chromosome 12, UCLA_HA_Equagga_1.0, whole genome shotgun sequence genome includes a region encoding these proteins:
- the C12H20orf202 gene encoding uncharacterized protein C20orf202 homolog: MKTAEKPTLNLGQTLEWLRKELAEMQVQDQRLLLTLRHLHSVLEELRAESAHWEDARSSGGASPIRARAGSEGRSSRPSSSRELAQLLGGVDSRRSSLP, translated from the exons ATGAAAACAGCAGAGAAGCCAACCTTGAATCTTGGGCAGACCCTGGAGTGGCTGAGAAAGGAGCTG GCTGAGATGCAGGTCCAAGACCAGAGACTCCTGCTCACGCTGAGACACCTTCACAGTGTCCTGGAGGAGCTGCGGGCAGAGAGTGCCCACTGGGAGGATGCCAGGTCCAGCGGAGGGGCATCCCCCATTAGAGCTCGTGCAGGTTCTGAAGGCAGGAGCAGCCggcccagctcctccagggaGCTGGCCCAGCTCCTTGGAGGGGTAGACAGCAGACGAAGCTCCCTCCCTTAA